The following coding sequences lie in one Lepeophtheirus salmonis chromosome 11, UVic_Lsal_1.4, whole genome shotgun sequence genomic window:
- the LOC121126292 gene encoding serpin B3, whose amino-acid sequence MSEHIAENPHLISIAQGSHTFGSQLLFQINKPEQNAVFSSYSVSSVISMAALGAKGNTFQQIKDALRLPEDMESLKSAYSHITSLTKSDDNITLEIANSVFPSSNLELRKEYLRDVKKHFQSDIQVLNFRQTEEARRILNDWVLKETNGKVNELFKLGSIRADTLNVLVNAIYFKGDWLVKFNPGDTTVRNFYVSPEKTVKVPTMFASDIKYAVTHNDDLKCKIVALPYKGERITMYFFIPDEKFGLRELEQKLSTSTFNPSILETLTHRMKNPIYLPKFKLESYYDLEGACKSLGLTDMFNKNSDFSGMVGEPGDLYVSKIVQMAVIEVNEEGCEAAGATGMVGFGSSMPQPLVINHPFIFMIKDKASGLVLFSGRVVNPLNT is encoded by the coding sequence atgagtgaacaCATTGCAGAAAATCCCCACTTAATCTCTATTGCTCAAGGATCTCACACATTTGGGAGTCAACTACTTTTTCAAATCAACAAGCCCGAACAAAATGCCGTATTTTCAAGCTACAGTGTCTCAAGTGTTATTTCCATGGCTGCACTTGGAGCTAAAGGAAATACATTTCAACAAATCAAGGATGCTCTTCGTCTTCCTGAGGATATGGAGTCTCTAAAGTCTGCTTACTCTCACATCACATCTTTAACAAAGTCAGATGACAACATTACTCTAGAGATTGCTAATTCTGTTTTTCCATCAAGTAATTTGGAATTACGGAAAGAGTATTTGAGGGATGTTAAGAAACACTTTCAATCAGACATTCAAGTCTTGAACTTTAGACAAACTGAAGAGGCAAGGCGGATCCTAAATGATTGGGTTTTGAAAGAAACAAATGGAAAAgtcaatgaattatttaagCTTGGTTCTATTAGAGCAGATACGTTGAACGTTCTTGTAAATGCTATTTATTTCAAGGGAGATTGGTTGGTTAAGTTTAATCCTGGAGATACGACGGTAAGAAACTTTTATGTTTCTCCAGAAAAGACTGTCAAAGTCCCTACCATGTTTGCGTCCGATATCAAATATGCTGTAACACATAATGATGATCTTAAATGTAAGATTGTTGCATTACCATATAAAGGAGAACGGAtcacaatgtattttttcattccgGATGAAAAATTTGGGCTACGAGAGTTGGAACAAAAGTTATCGACGTCTACTTTCAATCCCTCCATCCTTGAGACATTAACTCATCGAATGAAAAACccaatttatttaccaaaatttaaattggaGTCCTATTATGATCTAGAAGGAGCTTGCAAGTCTCTTGGATTGACggatatgtttaataaaaactcTGACTTTTCAGGTATGGTTGGAGAACCTGGAGATCTCTATGTTTCTAAGATTGTGCAAATGGCTGTCATTGAAGTTAATGAAGAGGGATGTGAGGCTGCAGGGGCTACAGGGATGGTTGGGTTTGGAAGTTCAATGCCTCAACCTCTCGTTATTAATCATCCTTTCATTTTTATGATCAAAGACAAAGCTTCGGGGTTAGTATTATTCTCTGGAAGAGTAGTAAATcccttaaatacataa